In Sphingomonas sp. JUb134, the sequence GACAGGGCGCCGTCCGATTCCCACACCTTCATCGCGTTGCGCTGGACGAGGCGATAGGCGTCCTCGCGGGACACGCCCGCTTGCGTCAGCGCCAGCAGCACGCGCTGCGAGTGGACCAGCCCGCCCATGCGGTCGAGGTTCTTCTGCATCCGCGCCGGATAGACGAGCAGCTTGTCCATCACGCCGGTGAGGCGTGCGAGCGCGAAGTCGAGGGTGATCGTCGCGTCCGGGCCGATGTAGCGCTCGACCGAGGAGTGCGAGATGTCGCGCTCGTGCCACAGCGCCACATTCTCCATCGCCGGGATGGTGGCGCTGCGGACCATGCGGGCGAGGCCGGTCAGGTTCTCGGTCAGCACCGGGTTGCGCTTGTGCGGCATCGCCGACGAGCCCTTCTGGCCCGGCGAGAAATATTCCTCGGCCTCGAGCACTTCGGTGCGCTGGAGGTGGCGGACCTCGGTCGCGAGGCGTTCGATCGAGGAAGCGATGACGCCCAGCGTCGCGAAGAACATGGCGTGGCGATCGCGCGGGATCACCTGGGTCGAGACGGGCTCTACCGAGAGGCCGAGCTTGTCGGCGACATAGGCTTCGACGCGCGGGTCGATGTTGGCGAAGGTGCCGACCGCGCCGGAGATCGCGCAGGTGGCGACGTCCGCGCGCGCCGCCACCAGGCGGGCGCGGTTGCGGGCGAACTCGGCGTAGGCCTCTGCCATCTTGAGGCCGAAGGTCACCGGCTCGGCATGGATGCCGTGGCTGCGGCCGATCGTGGGCGTGAGCTTGTGCTCATAGGCGCGGCGCTTGAGCACCTCGAGCAGCCGGTCGAGATCGGCGAGGAGGATGTCGGACGCGCGGGCGAGCTGCACCGCCAGGCAGGTGTCGAGCACGTCGGACGAGGTCATGCCCTGGTGCAGGAAGCGGGCTTCCGGCCCGGTGCGTTCCGACACATGGGTCAGGAAGGCGATGACGTCGTGCTTGGTCTCCGCCTCGATCGCATCGATGCGGGCGATGTCGAACGGGCCGGCGGCTTCGTGCGCGGCCCAGATCTTGGCGGCAGCTTCCTTGGGCACCACGCCCAGTTCGGCGAGCGCATCGGTGGCGTGCGCCTCGATCTCGAACCAGATCGCGAAGCGGGTCTCTGGCGACCAGATCGCGGTCATCTCTGGGCGGGCGTAGCGGGGAACCATGCGGGTCTGCCTGTCTGGAGTTTCGGTTGGCCGCCGAATGCCAACGCTTTGCCCCCGAGTCGAGCGGAAAAGCCGACAAGATGTCGTCTGAATAGTGGCCGCCTAGTGGTGCAAACCAAGAATTACTGCCTATATTCTTCTCACAGCCAGAAGCGCTGCGCCGACATCGTGCCGGTGCGCGCAAACATCGGAAATGGAGGCTGAAGATGTTGAAGCAAATTCTTCTGATCGGTGCGATGACGGTTGCTGCGCCTGCACTGGCGCAGACCGGCCAGACCACGCCGGGAAGTCCGTCCGCGGGAATGGGTACGCCGGGTGCGCAGCCGCAAATCTTGCCCTCGACGGCGACTACGCCGAGCGCGACGCAGGCAGCGCCGCAATCGACGCCGGATGCGCAGTCGTCCGCGGCCGCCACCCCGTCGCAGATCGCACAGGTGGTCGAGCAGGATTTCCCCAAATATTCGGGCGGCAAGGAGACGCTGACGCAGACGCAGTTCGGTGCCTGGATGGCCTCGCTGCGCTCGGCGACCGAGCCCGGCGCCACCGCCGACAGCCCGCAGATGAAGACCTGGATCACCCAGGCCTTTGCGCAGGCGGACACCGACAAGTCGAAGTCGGTGACCAAGGCGGAGCTGACGAGCTTCCTGACCAGCGCGGCGGGCTGACCCAGCAGCAGGTGACCCAAGCACCCCATTCCGGCCTCCTTCCCCTGGGCCGGTGCCGGCCGCCGGACGTCTGTCCGGCGGCCGTTTGCGTTGTCGGGGTGGGCACTTCGCCGTGGGTGTGGAGCGTCGGTATTCGGGAGGGAGCGCCAGATTTGGCAGAAGCAGGGTGAAGGGTCCGCGCCCCTGCTGAGACATCCCCACCTGGGCCCCGGCCTTCGCCGGGGTACGGGACGGTTTGCCGACCAAACGCGCCCACCTGCGCCGACTTTTTACCCTTGGGCCTTCTTCGTACCCCGGAGAAGGCCGGGGCCCAGTTGGGGTGTCCTCGCGTGGATACGCGGTGCGTATGATTTTCCCGGTGCCGCCCCTACATCAGCCCCTTGGCGCGCAGGCTGGTATGGCCTTGCGTGCCGATCACGATGTGGTCGTGGACGGCGATGTCGAGGTGCCTGGCCGCCTGCATCACGATGCGGGTGAGGTCGATGTCGGCGCGGCTGGGGGTCACGTCGCCGCTGGGGTGGTTATGGACCAGGATGATCGCCGCCGAGCCGAGCTCGATCGCGCGGCGGATCACTTCGCGCGCATAGATGGGCGCCTGGTCGATCGAGCCCTCCGCCACGAGTTCGTCGCGGATCAGCATGTTGCGGACGTTGAGGTGCAGGACGCGCACCCGCTCGATGCTGTGATAGGCCATTTCAGCCTGCAGATAGTCGAGCACGGCCTGCCAATTGGACAGCACCGGCCGCGCCGCCATCTCGCCGCGCAGCATGCGGATCGCCGACGCATGGGCGATCTTGAGCGCGGCGACGGCGGTGTCGCCCATGCCGGGCACGCGGGCGATGGCGCGGGGATCGGCCGACAGCAGCCCGCCCAGCCCGCCGAATTCGTGCAGCAGCGCCTTGGCGAGCGGCTTGGTGTCGCGGCGCGGGATCGCCAGGGCGAGCAGATACTCGATCAGCTCATGGTCGAGCAGTGCTTCCCCGCCGTCGTCGAGCAGCCGGCCGCGCAGGCGTGCGCGGTGGCCGGTGCCGTCGGTGCTGGGCCCAGGCGGGGCGGATGCGTTCATGGCGCGTTGAGGCTAGGCGGTGCAAAGCCCGGGCGCAATCGTGGCGCTTGACCCGATGGGAGGGGGCCGTAACGATCGCTGGCGATGGGAGAGTGGCAATCCGCGTGACGCCTGGGACGATCGACACGCCGGAGGACCTGCCCGGGCGGCGGCGCTGGTCGCGTCGCAGGCGCGGCGCGCTGGCCGTGGCGCTCGTCCTGCTGCTGGCGCTGGTGGCACTGTGGTTCAACCGCCGGCCGATCGCCGACAGCTTCGTGCGCCGCGCGCTCGCCGACCGGGGCGTGCCCGCCCGCTACAAGATTTCCGACCTCAGCTTCGGCCGCCAGCGGCTGACCGACGTGGTGATCGGCGACCCCCGCAACCCGGACCTCGTCGCCGACTGGGCGGAGCTGCGCACGCGCATGACGCTGCGCGGGCCCGAGGTGACGGGCGTGCGGGTGGGCCGGGTGCGGCTGCGCGGGCGGCTGGTGGACGGCAAGGTGTCGCTGGGCGCGATCGACAAGCTGATGCCGGCCCCCTCGGGAAAGCCGTTCGCGCTGCCCGAACTCGACGCGCAGATCGGCGACGCGCGCATGCGGCTGGAGACGCCGGGCGGCTTGGTGGGGCTGAAGCTCACCGGCAGCGGCCGGCTGGACGACGGGTTCTCGGGCAACCTCGCGGCGGTGTCCGATCGGCTGGGGATCGGCGATGCGTGCACGGCCGGGCAGCTGCGCGCGGCGGTGGCGATCCGGATCGCCGACGCGCGGCCGACCATCGCAGGGCCGGTGCGGGCCGGATCGCTTGCGTGCGGCGACACCCGCCTGGCGGGGCTCGCCACTCGCATCGACCTGACGCTCGGCGAGCGGCTCGACCGCTGGCAGGGGCGCGCCGAGCTTGCCGCCGCCGAAGTGGCGGGCGCCGGCGCCCGGGTGCGCGGCGTGACGGGCCGGCTCGACTTCACCGGCAGCGCGCGCGACACCCAGGGCCAGGCGGCGCTGGAGAGCGGCGCCTTCGCCGCGGCCGGCATCGGCGGCGAGGCGCTGGCGATCGACGGCCGCTACCGGATCGGGGTGGAGCAGGGCTTCCAGGGCAATGCGCAAGTGCGCGGCGCTGCGTTGCCGGCGGCGACGCTTCGGCAGGTCGCCGGGCTGGCCGAGGCCGGCGCGGGATCGCCGGTCGGGCCGCTCATGGCGGCGATCGCCAGGGCCGGCGTCGCCGCGGGCCGGCGATTCGACGCGGGCGCCGAACTGGACGCCACCAACGGCGCCAAGGGCGGGCGCGTCGTGGTGCGGCGACTGTCGGCACAGGCCGCGAGCGGCGCGCAGGTCGTGCTCTCGGGCGCCGAGGGCGTCGCCTATGGCTGGCCGGACGGCAGCGCGTCGCTCAACGGCACGCTGACGATCGGCGGCGGCGGCCTGCCCGAGGCGGCGGTCCAGCTCGCGCAGGCGCAGCCCGGCGGCGCCGTCACCGGCACCGCGATCGTGCGGCCCTATGCCGCGGGCGGCGCGCGGCTGGCGCTCACCCCCGTCCGCTTCACCCGCGCACGCGATGGCAGCACCCGCTTCGACACCCAGGCGACGCTGAGCGGACCGCTGGCGGACGGCCGCGTCGACGGGCTGGTGGTGCCGCTGTCGGGGCGCTGGGACGGGGGTGCCGCGGTGGCGGTGAACCCGGACTGCACGACCGTCGCGTGGCAGCGGCTGGCCGTGTCCTCGCTGGTGCTGAACCCTGCGCGGCTGCGGCTCTGTCCCACCGGCAGGGCGCTGGTGGCGGTGAACCGCGCCGGGTTGGGCGGCGGCGCGCGGCTGGGTGCGACGCGACTTGACGGACGGCTGGGCGGCACGCCGTTAACACTGGCGATGCGCGGCGGGCGGCTGGACCTCGCCCGCCTCGACTTCGCGCTCGACGGCGTGGAGAGCCGGCTGGGGGCGCCGGAGCGGGTGACCCGGATCGACGCGGGTCGGCTGGAGGGGCGGATCGCAGGCGGCGGCGTCGGCGGGCGCTTTGCGGACGCGGCCGGGCAGATCGCCAACGTGCCGCTGCTGCTGTCGGGTGCTGCTGGCGAGTGGCGCTTTGCCGGCGGCGTGCTGAAGCTCGCCGGCGGGCTGAAGCTGGACGACACCCAGACCGGCGAGCAGCGCCGGTTCGAGACGATGGCGAGCGACGATGTCGCGCTGACGCTGGCGGGCAACACCATCACCGCGACCGGGACGCTCAAGCACCCGGCCAAGCAGGTGATGGTGGCGACCGTCGCGATCACCCACGAGCTCGGGACGGGCGCCGGCACCGCCGACCTCAAGGTGCCGGGCATTGCCTTTGGCGACGCCTTCCAGCCCGAGGAGCTGACGCCGCTCACCTTCGGCGTGATCGCCGAGGTGAAGGGCAGCGTTTCGGGCGACGGGCACATCGCCTGGAACGCGGACGGCGTGACCAGCACCGGCACGTTCCGCACCGAAGACGCCGAGCTTGCGGCTGCGTTCGGCCCCGCGACCGGCATTTCGGGCGAGGTCCACTTCACCGATCTGCTGGGGCTGGTGACGGCGCCGAACCAGCTGCTCACCATCGGCGAGGCCAATCCGGGCATCCCGTTCAAGGACGGCCAGCTGCGCTATCGGCTGATCCCGGAGCAGCGCATCCAGATCGAGGGCGGGCGCTGGCCGCTTGCGGGCGGCGAGATGGTGCTGGAGCCGACCGTGCTCGACTTTTCGCCCCAAAAGGACCGGCGCATGACCTTCCGCGTGACGGGGGTGGATGCGGGCCTGTTCCTCCAGGAGTTCGAGTTCAAGAATCTGAGCGCCAGCGGCACCTTCGACGGGGTGCTGCCGATGATCTTCGACCAGCGCGGCGGCCGCATCGAGGGCGGGCGGCTGGTGGCGCGCGAGGGCGGGGGCAACATCGCCTATGTGGGCGAAGTGACCAAGGAGGACGTCGGCTTCTGGGGCAATCTGGCGTTCCAGGCGCTGAAGAGCCTCGATTACCGCAACCTCACGCTGGAGATGAACGGGCCGCTGGCGGGCGAGATGATCACCGCGATCCGCTTTGCCGGTGTGAGCCAGGGCGAGGGCACCAGCTCCAACTTCCTGATCCGGCGACTCGCGCGGCTGCCGCTCGTCTTCAACGTCCGGATCAAGGCGCCTTTCCGCCAGCTGATCGACTCGGTGCAGAGCTATTATGATCCGGGCCGGCTGATCGAGCGCAACCTGCCCGCGCTGATGGAAGCGCAGGAGCAGCAGGGCGGGGCGCCCGCGCAGCAGCCTTCGGCACCGACGGGGGCGACCCCGCCCGTTCAGCCCCCGGAAAGCGACGATAGACCATGAACAACACGATGAGGCGTGCAGATGCATAGGTGGATGGCGGCGGCGCTCGGCGTCGCGACGGTGGCGGCGACGAGCGCGTGCGTGAACGTGAGCGCACCGGACAAGCCGATCGAGATCAACCTGAACATCAACATCACGCAGGAAGTGGTGTATCGTCTGGATGGCGAGGCGAAGAGCCTGATCCAGCAGAACCCGGGGATTTTCTGATGCGCAAGGGAATGAAGATCGTGTTCGCGGCCGCAGCGGCGGTGGCGGTCACCGGCATGGCGGGTGCTGCCTGGGCGCAGCGCGACCCCGCCTATGAAGCCGCGCGCGAGGCCGGCAAGGTCGGCGAGCAGCCCGACGGCTATCTTGGGATCGTCGGCAATGCCACGCCAGAACTGCGCGCGCTGGTCAACAGCATCAACATCAAGCGCAAGGCCGCCTATACCCGCGGCGCCAGCAACGGCGCGACCGTGGAGCAGTTCGCTTTTGTGTCCGGCTGCAACCTGATCGCCAAGACCCGGCCGGGCGAGAAGTACAAGGGCCCGGACGGCAGCTGGAAGACCCGCGGGGCCGGCGCGCCGGAGCGCGACCCGCGCTGCGTCTGACCGCCTGAGCCGCCGTTTCCGCTGGAACGGCGGCGGACCGGCCGCGTCCGTGCGTTCGCGCCCCATTGTCGGCCGCCCTTCCGCAGCGTAGATTTCGCGCCGTGCCGCCAAGGCACCGGCCGAAACTGCGGCCGAATGGGGGGAGGGGCGAAATGGCACCGGCGCAGCTGAGTGTGATCTTCTTTTTGCAATTGTTCGCGATCGTCGCGGTCTCCCGCGGCGTGGGCTGGCTTGCCCGGCGCTACCTGGGACAGCCGCAGGTCGTGGGGGAGATGATCGCGGGGGTCATCCTGGGCCCGTCGCTGTTCGGCCTGCTCGCGCCCGATCTCCAGGAGATGCTGTTCCCCAAGGAGGCGCGCGGCATCCTCTACGCCGGCGCGCAGCTGGGCGTCGGGCTCTACATGTTCCTGGTCGGGCTGGGCTTCCGCGCCGATCACTTCCGCAGCAATGCCGGCAGTGCGGCCGCGGTGTCGCTGTCCGGCATGGCGGCCCCGTTCCTGGTGGCGGTGGCGATCACGCCCTGGCTGGTCGGCATCCCCGGCCTGTTCACGCCCAGCGTCACGCAGATGCAGGCGACGCTGTTCATGGGCGCGTGCATTGCGATCACCGCCTTTCCGATGCTGGCGCGCATCATCCACGAGCGCGGGCTTTCGGGCACCCCGCTCGGCACCCTCTCGCTGTCTGCGGGCGCGATCGACGATGCGGGTGCCTGGACGGTGCTGGCGGTGGTGCTCGCGACCTTCGGCGACGGCCCGATGGTGGCGGTGAAGGCGATCGGTGGCGCGATCCTGTTCGCGGTGGTGGTGCTCGGCCTGGGGCCGCGCCTGCTGGCGCCGCTCGGCCGCCGGGCGGAAGCGCGCGGCGGGATCGCGCAAGGCGACCTGGCGATCGCGCTGATGCTGTTCCTGGGCGCCGCCTTCGCGATGGACGCGGTGGGCATGCACGCGGTGTTCGGCGGCTTCCTGCTGGGCGTGGTCATGCCGCGCGGCGTCTTTGCCGAGGGGCTGCGCCGCCAGCTGGAGCCGGTGACGGTGGTGCTGCTGCTGCCGATGTTCTTCGCCTTCTCCGGCCTCAACACCCAGCTGACGCTGGTCGACAACCTGGGCCTGCTGGGCGTCACGCTCGCGATCCTGGCCGCGTCGGTGCTGGCCAAGGGCGGCGCCTGCTGGGCGGCGGCGCGGCTGACCGGGCAGGATAATCCGACCGCGCTCGGCATCGGCGCGCTGATGAACGCGCGCGGGCTGATGGAGCTGATCATCATCAACATCGGGCTGCAGCGCGGCATCATCGGCCCGGCGCTGTTCTCGATCCTGGTGCTGATGGCGATCCTGACGACGCTGATGGCGTCGCCGCTGTTCGAGCTGGTCTATGGCCGCCGCGCGCGCAGCACCGGCGCGCTGGGTACACTCTCGGAGGAAGAGGGCATCAGCGCGCGCGAGGCGGTCGCCGCGCGCTGATCCCGGTCACGGCCGGGGGGCGGTGGCGTCCCCCGGCCGGGCACGGGGCGCGAACTCGACAAAGGCGGTCATCGCCGTCCACACGGCCAGGGTGGGCATCAGCTTGGGCGGCAGGGTGGTGCCCGCGGGGCCGATCAGCGCCACCACCTGCGGCAGGCAGGCGATCCCGACCGCGGTGTAGACGAAATAGACGAACCGCCGCTGGCTCGACGAGATGTAGAGGATGCTGATCACGATCGCGGAGCACAGGACCAGCACCAGCGTGAAGTCGGCGGTCTCCAGCGTCTCGGTGCCCGCGAGGACGAAGCCCAGCACCGCCCCGAAGAAGATGTTGATCCCGTTCAGATTGGCCCGATATTCCTCGTCGGTCATGCGGGCGCCCTCGAACAGGCGCCTGGCGAGTTTGCGCATGGCTGGCTCCCCCAATTCCCCTTTGCAGAACATTGCCGGAAGCCGCGGGCTTGGCAACGTGCACGCCACGCGCGCGGGCCTGTTGCAGCGATGCTGCACGCGTGCCGCAGGAGGCGGTGCAGAACTGTTACAAAGGTTGACTTGAAACGCACCCCTTCCTAAACGGGCGCCGCCTTGGCGGGGTTGCTCGCCGTACATGCGTTCCTCCCCCGAACAATGCTTTAGGAGAGGATGGCGCATGGCGGAAAACGGCCCCGGGCAGGACCCTTATGGTTCCGAGGATTCGCGCCTCACGTCGCTGGAACAGCGGCTGAAGCAGGCGAATCATGCGGAGGCCGTGCGGACGGGGCGTGCGAAGGCGGGGGTCGATCGGAATTATTCGCTCGGCAACCGCGTGCTCGCGACGCTCCTCGGGTCCCTTGTCGGCGGCGCGCTGATCGGCTGGTTGCTAGACCGCTGGTTCGGAACGTCGCCCTGGCTCCTGCTCACGCTGCTTGCCCTTGGGGTAGGCGCCGGGTTCAGGAACATCATCAAGATTGCTGGCGAGCGCCCGGAATAACCGGGCGTTCGTCGTATTGGCGGTTGGAAGAAACGTGGCGCAAGGCGGATCCAAGATCGACCCGATGCATCAGTTCCTGATCGAACCCGTGTTCGGTCAGAGCTGGAACCTGTTCGGGTATAATATTGCCTTCACCAACTCCGCGCTGTGGATGGTCGCGACGCTCGTCGTCCTGTGGCTGTTCATGCTCGGCGGCATGAAGGGGCAGACCGTCCCCGGTCGCTGGCAGATGGCGGTGGAGAGCTTCACCGGCTTCATCGGGAACATGCTGACGGCGAACATCGGGCCGGAGGGCAAGCGCTTCCTGCCGTATGTCTTCTCGCTGTTCATGTTCATCCTGATCGCGAACATCCTGGGCCTGCTGCCGTTCGGCCTGGTTCCGGGTGTGCATCCGTTCACCGTCACCAGCCACCTGACCGTCACCGGCGTGCTGGCGATCATCAGCTTCGCGCTGGTGCTGATCGTGGGCTTCTCGCGTCACGGCCTGCACTTCTTCTCGCTGTTCGTGCCGCACGGAACGCCCTGGTGGCTGCTGTGGCTGATCCCGGTGGTCGAGCTGTTCTCGTTCCTGGTGCGCCCGTTCAGCCTTGGCCTGCGACTGTTCGTCGCGATGACCGCGGGCCACATCCTGCTGAAGGTGCTGGCGGGCTTCGTGATCAACGGCCTCAATGCAGAGGCCGTGTGGGTCGCGCCGCTGGTGGCCATCCCCAGCTTCATCCTGATGATCGGCATCACCCTGCTCGAGCTGCTGGTGTGCGCCATCCAGGCTTACGTGTTCGCGCTGTTGACGTCGCTCTACCTGAACGACGCCGTCAACCTGCACTGATCTTTCCAACCAACAGATACCCAACAGGAGTTTTATCATGGACGCAGAAGCCGCAAAGCTGCTCGGTGCCGGTCTCGCAGCCATCGGTGCGGGCCTTGCCGCACTCGGCGTGGGCAACGTCTTCGCCAAGTTCCTCGAAGGCGCGCTGCGCAACCCGGGTGCCGCTGATGGCCAGCAGGGCCGCCTGTTCATCGGCTTCGCCGCCGCCGAGCTTCTGGGCCTGCTCGCGTTCGTCGTCGCGGTGCTGCTGATCTTCGTCGCGTAACTCCTTTTCGTGACCGGCCGTCGCCCATCCGGGCGGGCGGCCGGTGACGGAAGCACACGCGAACGAACGGGAACCACCATGCCGCAAATCGAACAGATCGCTGCGACCTATGCCTCGCAGATCTTCTGGCTGCTGATCGTGTTCGGCCTGATCTATTTCGGGATCGGGCGGGGCATGGTGCCGAGGATCCAGGGCACGGTCGAGAAGCGCGACGCGCAGATCGCCGACGACCTCGCCGCCGCTACGCGCGCCGGCCAGGAAGCCGACGCGACCGAAGAGGCATGGCGCACCCGCATGGCGGAGGCCCGCCAGGCTGCGCTTGCCGAGACCAACGCCGCCAAGGCGAAGGCGACCGCCGACGCCGCCGAGCGTGCCAAGGCTGCCAATGCCGCCATGCAGGCGCGCCTGGATGCGGCCGAGGTCGAGGTCAACCAGGCCCGTGCGAGCGCGCTCGCCAGCCTGGAAGACGTTGCGGCTGACGCCGCGCAGGGAATCGTCACCAAGCTGGCGGGCATCGAAGTCAGCCGCGAGGCTGCCGCCGACGCCGTCCGCAAGGTGGTGACCCATGGCTAACGCAAACGGATCGAGCATCGTGGCCGAACGACTGGACCATGCCGCGGCACTGGAGCCGCTGGAAAAGCAGCCGATCCGCGAGGAAGACGGCCTGTCGCCGGAGCCGATGCACAGCACCGGCGTTGCGGACCAGCATCACGAAGTGAGCCCTACCGCCTGGGGCATGGATTCGACCGGCTGGGTGGCGGTTGCCGCCCTGCTGACGATCCTGCTGCTGGTGTGGCGGCGTGCGCACAAGGGCATCGCCGGCGTGCTGGACACGCGGATCGCCACGATCCGCACCCAGCTCGACGAAGCCAAGCGGCTGCGTGCCGAGGCCGAGGCGCTGAAGGCCGAATATGCGCTCAAGGCGCAGCAGGCCGATGCCGAGGCAGCGGCAATGCGCGAGCATGCCCATGCCGAGGCAGCGGCGATCGTCGCCAAGGCCGAGGCGGACGCGCAGGAACTGACCAGCCGTCGCGCCAAGATGGCCGAGGACCGCATCGCCGCGGCCGAGCGCCAGGCGATCGCAGAGGTTCGTGCCAAGGCGGCCGATGCGGCTTCCAAGGCGGCGGCGTCGCTGATTGCCGAGCGGCTGGGGGCCGAGGGCGACCGCGCGCTGATCGACCGTACCATCGCCGGATTGGGCACGGGGCTCGGCCGGCCGCACTGATCGGTAAGACATGGGCGGGGCGCTGAGCCCTCCCACAGCCTGACAGGGGCGCCGCTTCTCGGGTTTCCGGCGGCGCCCTTTTCCTTTTCCAGAGCCCAGGAGTGTTTCTCATGGCCTGGATCATCCTGGGCATCGCCGTCGTCACCGAGATCTGCTGGGCGCTGAGCCTGAAGTGGGCCGGCACGCAGGCGACGATCGCCGCCTCGTCGGTGCCGATCATCCTTTCCTTCGTGAACATGGGCCTGCTGGCGCTCGCGATGCGCGGCATCCCCGCGGGCACCGCCTATGCGGTGTGGACCGGACTCGGCGCGGTGGGCGTGATCATCGGCGGCTCGGTGCTGTTCGGCGACCGCATCGGGCCGATGCAGGCGTTCTTCATGGCGCTGATCGTGATCGGCGTGGTCGGCACGAAGCTGTTCGCGCGGGTTTGAGCCTGCGGGGCTAGGAGCCGTATCCCCGCGCAGGCGGGATCCAGGGCCAAATAGAACCACTGCAGGTAGCGTGCGGTACCCTGGGCTCGCGCCTTCGCGGGAGCACGAGAGAGGCGCAACATCCCGCCCCTTGTTTGTACCCCGGCGAAGGCCGGGGCCCAGTTGGGGGACAGACGGGAGGGTGCGTGATCTCGCCGAGGCCTTCCCGACTGGGCCCCGGCCTCCGCCGGGGTACGGCTGGTCGGCGCAAGGCTGAGTTGCTCGACCTCAACGCTAGCGGGGGAGGGTGAGACTCCCTAGATCGGCACGCAATGTCCGATCCCAATTCTCCCAGCCGATTCAACGAGGAAAAGGCCGCCTACACCGTGCGCGGCGGCACCGATGCGCCCGACCTGGAGGCGGGCGTCGCGGCCATCCGCAACGTGCTCGCGACGCTGCCGGTGCGGCCGGGCGTGTACCGCATGCAGGATGCGCGCGGCGACGTGCTGTACGTGGGCAAGGCGCGCGCGCTGAAGAACCGCGTGGCGAACTACACCCAGGTGTCGCGCCTGTCGAAGCGGCTCCAGCGCATGGTGTCGCAGACGCGGTCGATGACGATCGTCACGACCAACAACGAGGCCGAGGCGCTGCTGCTCGAGGCGCAGCTGATCAAGCGCTATCGCCCGCCGTACAACGTGTTGCTGCGCGACGACAAAAGCTTCCCCTTCATCCTGCTGCGCGCCGATCACGACTTCCCGCGCATCCAGAAGCATCGCGGCGCCCGGCGCGCGAAGGGCAACTATTACGGCCCGTTCGCGAGCGCGGGCTCGGTGACGCAGACGCTCAACGCGCTCCAAAAGCTGTTCCTGCTCAGAAGCTGCACCGACAGCTTCTTCAAGACGCGCGACCGCCCGTGCCTGCTCCACCAGATCAAGCGCTGTTCGGCGCCCTGCGTGGGCCGGATCGACGAGGCGGGCTATGCCGAGCTGGTGGGCGACGCGAAGGACTTTCTGGCCGGCAAGTCGACCAAGGTGCAGGCGAAGCTCGGCGAACAGATGACGGCGGCCGCCGAGAACATGGACTTCGAGCTGGCGGCGGTGCTGCGCGACCGGCTGAAGGCGCTGACCTTCATCCAGGGCAGCCAGGCGATCAACGCCGATGGCGTGGGCGATGCCGACGTGTTCGCACTGGCCTGCAAGGAAGGCACGATCGGCATCCAGGCCTTCTTCATTCGCGGCGGGCAGAACTGGGGGCATCGCAGCTTCTTCCCGCAGCACACCAGCGACGTGCCCGAGGACGAGGTGCTCGCGAGCTTCCTGATGCAGTTCTATGAGGAGGTGCCGCCGCCCCGCAATGTGTTCGTCGACCGCGAGCTTGCCGAGGGCGATCTGCTGGGCGAGGCGCTGGCCGAGCGGGCTGGGCACAAGGTGGCGCTGTCGGTGCCGCAGCGCGGGCCGCGCCGCCGGCTGCTGGAGCAGGCGACGCGCAATGCGGTCGAGGCGCTCGACCGCCGCAATGCCGAGTCGACCACCCAGGCCAAGCTGCTGCGCGAGGTCGCCGACCTGTTCGAGCTGCCCGAGCCGCCCGACCGCATCGAAGTCTACGACAACAGCCACATCCAGGGCACCGCCGCGCTGGGCGCGATGGTGGTTGCGGGGCCGGAGGGCTTCCGCAAGGGCCAGTATCGCAAGTTCAACATCCGCAACAAGGATACGGTGCCGGGCGACGACTTCGGCATGATGCGCGAGGTGTTCGCCCGCC encodes:
- a CDS encoding cation:proton antiporter translates to MAPAQLSVIFFLQLFAIVAVSRGVGWLARRYLGQPQVVGEMIAGVILGPSLFGLLAPDLQEMLFPKEARGILYAGAQLGVGLYMFLVGLGFRADHFRSNAGSAAAVSLSGMAAPFLVAVAITPWLVGIPGLFTPSVTQMQATLFMGACIAITAFPMLARIIHERGLSGTPLGTLSLSAGAIDDAGAWTVLAVVLATFGDGPMVAVKAIGGAILFAVVVLGLGPRLLAPLGRRAEARGGIAQGDLAIALMLFLGAAFAMDAVGMHAVFGGFLLGVVMPRGVFAEGLRRQLEPVTVVLLLPMFFAFSGLNTQLTLVDNLGLLGVTLAILAASVLAKGGACWAAARLTGQDNPTALGIGALMNARGLMELIIINIGLQRGIIGPALFSILVLMAILTTLMASPLFELVYGRRARSTGALGTLSEEEGISAREAVAAR
- a CDS encoding AtpZ/AtpI family protein; translated protein: MAENGPGQDPYGSEDSRLTSLEQRLKQANHAEAVRTGRAKAGVDRNYSLGNRVLATLLGSLVGGALIGWLLDRWFGTSPWLLLTLLALGVGAGFRNIIKIAGERPE
- a CDS encoding F0F1 ATP synthase subunit A, whose amino-acid sequence is MAQGGSKIDPMHQFLIEPVFGQSWNLFGYNIAFTNSALWMVATLVVLWLFMLGGMKGQTVPGRWQMAVESFTGFIGNMLTANIGPEGKRFLPYVFSLFMFILIANILGLLPFGLVPGVHPFTVTSHLTVTGVLAIISFALVLIVGFSRHGLHFFSLFVPHGTPWWLLWLIPVVELFSFLVRPFSLGLRLFVAMTAGHILLKVLAGFVINGLNAEAVWVAPLVAIPSFILMIGITLLELLVCAIQAYVFALLTSLYLNDAVNLH
- a CDS encoding F0F1 ATP synthase subunit C, coding for MDAEAAKLLGAGLAAIGAGLAALGVGNVFAKFLEGALRNPGAADGQQGRLFIGFAAAELLGLLAFVVAVLLIFVA
- a CDS encoding F0F1 ATP synthase subunit B family protein, whose product is MPQIEQIAATYASQIFWLLIVFGLIYFGIGRGMVPRIQGTVEKRDAQIADDLAAATRAGQEADATEEAWRTRMAEARQAALAETNAAKAKATADAAERAKAANAAMQARLDAAEVEVNQARASALASLEDVAADAAQGIVTKLAGIEVSREAAADAVRKVVTHG
- a CDS encoding F0F1 ATP synthase subunit B family protein, which encodes MANANGSSIVAERLDHAAALEPLEKQPIREEDGLSPEPMHSTGVADQHHEVSPTAWGMDSTGWVAVAALLTILLLVWRRAHKGIAGVLDTRIATIRTQLDEAKRLRAEAEALKAEYALKAQQADAEAAAMREHAHAEAAAIVAKAEADAQELTSRRAKMAEDRIAAAERQAIAEVRAKAADAASKAAASLIAERLGAEGDRALIDRTIAGLGTGLGRPH
- a CDS encoding DMT family transporter; the encoded protein is MAWIILGIAVVTEICWALSLKWAGTQATIAASSVPIILSFVNMGLLALAMRGIPAGTAYAVWTGLGAVGVIIGGSVLFGDRIGPMQAFFMALIVIGVVGTKLFARV
- the uvrC gene encoding excinuclease ABC subunit UvrC; amino-acid sequence: MSDPNSPSRFNEEKAAYTVRGGTDAPDLEAGVAAIRNVLATLPVRPGVYRMQDARGDVLYVGKARALKNRVANYTQVSRLSKRLQRMVSQTRSMTIVTTNNEAEALLLEAQLIKRYRPPYNVLLRDDKSFPFILLRADHDFPRIQKHRGARRAKGNYYGPFASAGSVTQTLNALQKLFLLRSCTDSFFKTRDRPCLLHQIKRCSAPCVGRIDEAGYAELVGDAKDFLAGKSTKVQAKLGEQMTAAAENMDFELAAVLRDRLKALTFIQGSQAINADGVGDADVFALACKEGTIGIQAFFIRGGQNWGHRSFFPQHTSDVPEDEVLASFLMQFYEEVPPPRNVFVDRELAEGDLLGEALAERAGHKVALSVPQRGPRRRLLEQATRNAVEALDRRNAESTTQAKLLREVADLFELPEPPDRIEVYDNSHIQGTAALGAMVVAGPEGFRKGQYRKFNIRNKDTVPGDDFGMMREVFARRFGRAQAEDPDRDSGEWPDLVLIDGGRGQLNAAREVLEDLGIEDVCLVGVAKGPHHGREGREVFHLMDGREFTLPVNAPVLFYLQRLRDEVHRFAIGAHRQKRAKAMGASPLDEVPGIGPARKKGLLMHFGTAKAVRGASLADLQKAPGVSAAVAQQVYDFYHAR